One region of Oryza sativa Japonica Group chromosome 5, ASM3414082v1 genomic DNA includes:
- the LOC4338607 gene encoding uncharacterized protein has product MTPAVAAPAPYPTTGQNPSGTPLPAAAMGNPNLGLGLASSSDHAAGPPPPSRRAPRLAKRRHAAASSRSRQPPPASPAAAPWNPFGGGGGGGTDASGQDGIGGIAPGGVGVGAGEGQDGGFVFGGAASATSQQPPVASSNGEAPFVFGSVRDSLPRFDEGWAASAKLPEKMGRMNLQTRGESSVNANKKDRSSIFGVDIPGLVLNSEVNVLPEKLTQLNLGTRVPLQGDNDVPKTFVFGGNGSGPSSDGTSSDVHRAGSYASANANGVAEKLTQYGIGNQAPLGRMGTESTNDAPPVFVFGGNVSSDHADRTNDVSSGANTNPSDTFNVTDGTGLCPEKISDVPFQQKGSGGSSRQAEAFVSGSTSNEGSVFSSAANSDAFVPPSSVNNLPPELPSCLNIGGGVTQCKQSDNSGYPSEAFVFGSDASLSSHSSKKVMDDRGNFVTGANSKAFTSVHGNMESTLPARMTKLNLGHGAPSNNNKDETAHQPPEVSGFGTNAATTFSSAQAASMPFTSIQTNVSFELKGNGGNLANEDIGNITHSRSDNDQGYGPSSFVFSSGSNAVPPSEGYAEHALQEDIKKLNINREGASVGSTKVNGSSQFVFRSKAEAIPVFGAIPQPNVPESRAFSHSNHSSSFSTSGNDMPSFSFKTTNTASDTIPGESCAVRQEPAWCSRESLFGIDYIKSAYRDKKEAHKNARKNKRPTKLKQHAQPHHFASQETCTTGPDMDLAGDYSPMDCSPYSATVEQVAKEASVMSDQSVHIHDYGVSNQSSSCAEDLVSATEHLVIDADLPTCEDEGRIPNVDTSANSFASSFSSFDEEVTIPIAPQPSSSNMHDTANGKPKSAPAEVWDDAYRLNNQGQAYEENGYRTAHEIGEHATFQESSEDFSGLNFTFGASTSPQSSVSTQRRNTRRKVRTKSGQLPKPSVTQAYVQPKSSQDKKTMQFSPEKNKAGDSADEQSTRGASTSAALETCETWRTSGNQAYTNGHFATAEEYYTRGINSVSGHDSSGYCSRALMLCYSNRAATRMSLGRMREALQDCLIATSIDPTFLKAKVRAANCQLALGDLEDALRSYTACLTSSKTSGSDRKMLAEASDGLERVQSVVDWISLSEELLKKRTVSEATTALQFISNALHISSHSDKLMEMKAEALLTLRKYEEVIQLCQETVVLAEKNSSASETTEWSGRLWRTYLICKTYFLSGKLEDALELLNKHQQVTNVKESEGRTSQECFSSLSTTIRELLSHKAAGNEAFQARRYSEAVEQYSAALARNSDSRPFSAVCFCNRAASYQALGQVTDAIADCSLAMVLDATYLKAISRRATLYEMIRDYGQAANDLRKLISLIEKQANNSGLSPKVLNKHSDLKQARTRLLSVEDEAKRDTPLNLYLILGIEPSSSPADIKKAYRKAALRHHPDKAAQLLVRNEKPDDGFWRDVAKEVHADADHLFKAIGEAYNVLSDSDKRQEYDIEENLRNATKRVSKGGRMHRSPEQRYTKQYDRGFNPRPWQSNRSSGSRSRWSGYDDDYW; this is encoded by the exons atgACGCCGGCGGTAGCAGCGCCAGCCCCCTACCCCACCACGGGCCAGAACCCTAGCGGCAccccgctccccgccgccgccatgggcaACCCCAACCTGGGGctcggcctcgcctcctcctccgatcACGCCGCGGgaccgcctcctccttcccgcCGCGCCCCGCGTCTGGCCAAGCGGCGCCacgcggcggcctcctcccgctcccgccaGCCGCCACCGGCGTCACCCGCTGCGGCGCCGTGGAATCCGTTcggcggagggggcggcggcggtacgGACGCATCGGGGCAGGATGGGATCGGGGGGATCGCGCCGGGTGGCGTTGGTGTTGGCGCCGGGGAGGGTCAGGACGGCGGATTCGTGTTTGGCGGTGCGGCTTCTGCCACGAGTCAGCAGCCTCCAGTGGCGTCATCCAATGGAGAAGCCCCCTTCGTGTTCGGGAGCGTCAGGGACAGCTTGCCTCGGTTCGACGAGGGATGGGCGGCTTCGGCGAAGCTGCCCGAGAAAATGGGGAGGATGAATCTTCAGACTCGTGGTGAGAGTAGCGTCAATGCCAACAAGAAGGATAGGAGCTCCATTTTTGGAGTTGATATACCTGGTTTGGTTCTCAACAGTGAAGTGAATGTGCTCCCGGAGAAATTGACGCAGTTGAATTTAGGCACCAGAGTGCCGTTGCAGGGTGATAATGACGTGCCAAAAACATTCGTGTTTGGAGGCAATGGAAGCGGGCCTTCTTCTGATGGTACTAGTTCTGATGTCCACCGTGCAGGTTCATATGCTTCTGCCAATGCAAATGGTGTTGCAGAGAAGCTGACACAATATGGTATAGGCAATCAAGCGCCTTTGGGAAGGATGGGCACTGAATCTACCAATGATGCACCACCAGTTTTTGTGTTTGGAGGGAACGTATCCAGTGACCATGCGGATAGGACTAATGATGTTTCTTCTGGTGCTAATACCAATCCATCTGATACATTCAATGTTACTGATGGCACAGGTCTGTGTCCTGAGAAGATAAGTGATGTTCCCTTTCAGCAGAAGGGAAGTGGAGGTAGTAGTCGTCAAGCCGAAGCGTTTGTCTCTGGGAGTACTTCTAATGAGGGCAGTGTTTTTTCCTCTGCTGCCAACAGTGATGCTTTTGTTCCACCTAGTAGTGTTAATAATTTGCCTCCAGAGTTGCCATCATGTTTGAATATAGGAGGTGGAGTTACACAGTGCAAACAAAGTGATAATTCTGGTTATCCATCAGAGGCATTTGTATTTGGAAGTGATGCTTCCTTGAGCTCACACTCTTCAAAAAAGGTAATGGACGATCGTGGCAATTTTGTCACTGGTGCAAATTCAAAGGCATTTACCTCAGTTCATGGTAACATGGAGAGCACACTTCCAGCCAGGATGACAAAACTGAACTTAGGCCATGGAGCCCCATCCAACAACAATAAAGATGAAACTGCTCACCAGCCACCAGAAGTATCTGGTTTTGGAACTAATGCAGCCACAACCTTTTCTTCTGCCCAGGCAGCAAGCATGCCATTCACAAGCATTCAAACTAATGTATCCTTTGAACTAAAGGGTAATGGAGGGAACTTGGCTAATGAGGATATTGGAAACATTACACATTCTAGATCAGATAATGATCAAGGTTATGGGCCTAGTAGTTTTGTTTTCAGTAGTGGTAGCAATGCCGTCCCTCCTTCCGAAGGATATGCAGAACATGCATTACAAGAGGACATCAAGAAATTAAACATCAATAGGGAAGGGGCTTCAGTCGGATCTACTAAAGTGAATGGATCTTCCCAATTTGTGTTCAGAAGTAAAGCAGAAGCCATTCCAGTATTTGGTGCTATTCCCCAGCCCAATGTTCCGGAGTCACGCGCATTTTCACATTCAAATCATTCATCTAGCTTCTCTACTTCTGGAAATGATATGCCATCTTTCAGTTTCAAAACTACAAATACAGCAAGTGATACTATTCCTGGTGAATCTTGTGCAGTCAGACAAGAGCCAGCCTGGTGTTCAAGAGAGAGCTTATTTGGTATTGACTATATAAAATCAGCATATAGAGATAAAAAGGAAGCGCATAAAAACGcaaggaaaaataaaaggccCACCAAGTTAAAGCAGCATGCTCAACCCCATCACTTTGCTTCTCAAGAAACATGCACCACTGGGCCAGACATGGATTTAGCAGGTGACTACTCACCAATGGATTGTTCTCCTTATTCAGCTACAGTTGAACAGGTAGCAAAAGAAGCATCAGTGATGTCTGATCAGTCCGTTCATATACATGATTATGGTGTCTCAAACCAGAGCTCCAGTTGTGCTGAAGATCTAGTTTCTGCAACTGAGCACTTGGTTATTGATGCAGATCTTCCAACATGCGAAGATGAAGGTAGAATTCCCAATGTAGACACATCTGCGAACAGCTTTGCTAGCAGCTTTTCTAGTTTTGATGAAGAAGTAACTATACCTATCGCACCACAACCTTCTTCCTCCAATATGCATGACACTGCTAATGGTAAACCTAAATCAGCCCCAGCTGAAGTTTGGGATGATGCTTATAGGCTCAACAATCAAGGGCAAGCCTATGAAGAGAATGGCTACAGAACAGCGCACGAGATTGGTGAACATGCCACTTTCCAAGAAAGCTCAGAAGATTTTAGTGGGCTGAACTTTACCTTCGGTGCTTCTACATCTCCCCAAAGCTCCGTGTCAACACAAAGACGTAACACTAGAAGGAAGGTAAGAACTAAGTCTGGTCAACTGCCTAAGCCTTCAGTTACTCAGGCTTATGTACAGCCAAAATCATCACAAGACAAAAAGACCATGCAGTTTTCCCCTGAAAAAAATAAAGCAGGGGATTCAGCAGATGAGCAGTCAACAAGAGGTGCATCAACTTCTGCAGCCTTGGAGACTTGTGAAACCTGGCGTACAAG TGGAAATCAAGCCTACACAAATGGTCACTTTGCTACAGCGGAGGAGTATTATACCCGTGGAATAAATTCTGTTTCCGGTCATGATTCTTCTGGATACTGTTCCCGTGCACTGATGCTTTGCTACAGCAACCGTGCAGCTACCAGGATGTCTCTCGGGAGAATGAGAGAAGCTCTTCAGGATTGTTTGATTGCTACATCAATTGATCCTACCTTTCTCAAGGCTAAAGTTAGAGCTGCAAA CTGTCAACTTGCACTCGGGGATCTTGAAGATGCATTAAGGAGTTACACTGCCTGTTTAACGTCCAGTAAGACTTCTGGTTCTGACAGAAAAATGCTCGCTGAGGCTTCTGATGGTCTTGAAAGAGTTCAG AGTGTGGTGGATTGGATATCGCTATCGGAGGAACTTCTTAAGAAAAGAACAGTGTCCGAAGCAACAACTGCTTTACAATTTATCTCCAATGCATTGCACATAAGTTCACACTCAGATAAACTAATGGAGATGAAAGCAGAGGCGCTACTGACG CTACGGAAATATGAAGAAGTCATTCAACTATGCCAGGAAACAGTTGTGTTAGCTGAAAAGAATTCCAGTGCATCTGAAACTACGGAATGGTCAGGGAGGCTCTGGCGGACATATCTCATTTGCAAGACTTACTTCCTTTCAGGCAAACTTGAAGATGCTCTCGAGTTGCTAAATAAGCACCAGCAAGTGACAAATGTCAAAGAGAG TGAAGGGAGAACATCTCAGGAATGTTTCTCATCTTTGTCTACTACCATTAGGGAACTTCTTTCCCATAAG GCTGCTGGGAATGAAGCATTTCAAGCTCGTCGATACTCAGAGGCTGTAGAACAATATTCAGCAGCATTGGCACGTAATAGTGATTCACGCCCCTTTTCAGCTGTCTGTTTTTGCAATCGTGCTGCTTCATACCAAGCACTCGGTCAAGTTACTGATGCTATAGCAGATTGTTCACTAGCCATGGTTCTTGATGCAACTTATCTGAAG GCAATTTCAAGAAGAGCCACCTTATACGAAATGATCAGGGATTATGGACAAGCTGCTAATGATTTACGGAAGCTCATATCACTTATTGAAAAGCAAGCTAATAACTCTGGATTGTCACCAAAAGTTTTGAACAAGCATAGCGATCTGAAGCAGGCGCGCACCCGACTTTTATCTGTAGAGGATGAAGCAAAAAGAGATACTCCCTTGAATTTGTATTTAATCTT GGGAATTGAACCATCTTCATCTCCAGCAGATATTAAGAAGGCATACCGGAAGGCTGCACTGAGGCATCACCCAGATAAG GCTGCACAATTGCTAGTAAGGAATGAAAAGCCTGATGATGGGTTTTGGAGGGATGTCGCCAAGGAGGTTCATGCAGATGCTGACCATCTATTTAAAGCAATTGGGGAGGCTTATAATGTTCTTTCAGACTCTGACAAG CGCCAAGAATATGATATCGAAGAGAATTTAAGAAATGCTACAAAAAGAGTCTCCAAGGGAGGGAGGATGCACAGGTCCCCTGAACAGCGGTACACCAAACAGTATGATAGGGGTTTTAACCCTCGTCCGTGGCAGTCAAATAGATCAAGTGGATCCCGCTCACGGTGGTCTGGATACGATGATGATTACTGGTGA
- the LOC136356665 gene encoding uncharacterized protein → MEGKLLEKLELLTQKMEAMDDKMTKHGGRLDQAVVKVDLALEAVGKLQQDQLQAARLQKSLASSDQVSILGSPSAVSLGNAGVSPPPPLPPPPPPRFHTRPVFIRNEAESSQGFDQGVRAKSCLPKMDFPRFDGSDVRIWLDMCETYFDMYQIPAMFKVSAAVLHMSGNVAQWYQSFKLVEEICDWSQFRYAVALEFESTAQREKVQALQTLRQTGSVADYKSQFDSLVYQVRVFDPSVGGMMLLYRFILGLKEEIRSAVLVQLPDTVQQAAAIALVQESVLLDSGQKPLKKLTYKGVGAKVDTSVPVSEPSAIQLEGAELWKAKQLKEYRRANGLLATEEDSDAKEQYHISLNALSGASRHNAIRLRALVQNKVLLMLVDSGSSHSFIDLNFAQLLGLQLCPISPSLVQGVQESDSQTELCAISYPQILKWQKGCDIWAAVLLEPTDNADSQSISEVVAPLLSEFADVFQEPKCLPPHRTFDHAIFLYPDDAPVNSKPYRYSPLQKDEIECQVKDMIDSGLITPSMSPFASSVLLVKKKDGTWCFCVDYRKLNSVTIKSKFPMPVVDELLDELAGKQYFSKLDLRASYHQIRMVEQDEFKTAFKTHHGQFQFRVMPFGLTNAPSTFQCLMNSVFASLIRNVYWFSWMTF, encoded by the exons ATGGAGGGGAAATTGTTGGAGAAGTTGGAGTTACTCACTCAGAAGATGGAGGCTATGGACGACAAGATGACGAAACACGGAGGGCGGCTCGATCAGGCCGTCGTCAAGGTGGATCTCGCTCTGGAGGCGGTTGGGAAGCTGCAGCAAGATCAGCTTCAGGCGGCGCGGCTGCAAAAGAGTTTGGCGTCTTCCGATCAAGTGAGTATTCTGGGCTCCCCATCTGCGGTTTCTCTTGGCAATGCGGGTGtttccccaccaccaccactgccgccgccgccgccaccaaggTTCCATACTCGTCCTGTGTTTATTCGCAACGAAGCGGAGTCTAGCCAGGGTTTTGATCAGGGTGTTCGTGCTAAGAGTTGCTTGCCTAAGATGGATTTTCCTCGTTTCGATGGCTCTGATGTCCGTATTTGGCTAGATATGTGCGAGACCTATTTTGACATGTACCAAATTCCGGCTATGTTTAAGGTTTCTGCGGCAGTCTTGCATATGTCTGGAAATGTAGCACAGTGGTACCAATCCTTTAAGTTAGTAGAAGAGATTTGTGACTGGTCTCAATTTCGTTATGCGGTTGCTCTCGAGTTTGAAAGTACTGCACAGCGTGAAAAAGTTCAGGCGCTGCAAACCTTACGGCAAACTGGTTCAGTTGCCGATTATAAGTCCCAGTTTGATTCACTAGTGTACCAGGTGCGTGTGTTTGATCCATCTGTGGGAGGGATGATGCTGCTGTATCGTTTTATTCTGGGTCTAAAGGAAGAAATCCGCTCAGCTGTGCTGGTCCAGTTACCTGACACTGTTCAGCAGGCTGCTGCAATTGCTTTAGTGCAAGAAAGTGTGTTACTAGACAGTGGACAGAAACCTCTTAAGAAATTGACATACAAAGGGGTTGGCGCTAAAGTGGATACGTCTGTTCCTGTCTCTGAGCCATCGGCCATTCAACTTGAAGGAGCTGAATTATGGAAAGCTAAACAGTTGAAGGAATATAGAAGAGCGAATGGACTCT TGGCTACCGAAGAAGATTCTGATGCTAAGGAGCAGTATCATATTTCTTTGAATGCGTTATCTGGTGCATCTCGCCATAATGCTATTCGTTTGAGAGCATTGGTTCAGAATAAAGTATTGTTGATGTTGGTGGATTCCGGCAGCTCTCATAGTTTCATTGATCTCAATTTTGCTCAGCTGTTGGGTTTGCAGTTGTGCCCTATTTCCCCTTCCTTGGTTCAG GGTGTTCAAGAGTCTGATTCCCAGACTGAATTATGTGCTATTTCTTACCCTCAAATATTGAAATGGCAGAAGGGTTGTGATATTTGGGCTGCTGTTTTGCTTGAACCTACTGACAATGCAGATTCTCAGTCCATTTCAGAAGTAGTAGCTCCATTACTGTCTGAGTTTGCTGATGTTTTTCAAGAGCCCAAGTGTTTACCTCCTCATCGCACTTTTGATCATGCTATCTTCTTGTACCCTGATGATGCTCCTGTCAACAGTAAACCTTACAGGTATTCTCCTTTACAAAAGGATGAGATTGAATGCCAAGTCAAGGACATGATTGATTCTGGTCTTATTACTCCCAGCATGAGCCCTTTTGCCTCCTCAGTCTTGTTGGTCAAAAAGAAAGATGGGACATGGTGTTTTTGTGTGGATTATCGCAAACTCAACTCTGTCACTATTAAGAGTAAGTTTCCAATGCCGGTGGTTGATGAGTTATTGGATGAGTTAGCGGGCAAACAATACTTCTCTAAACTGGACTTGAGAGCCAGTTATCATCAAATCCGTATGGTGGAACAGGATGAGTTTAAAACCGCTTTCAAAACTCATCATGGGCAGTTTCAATTCAGGGTTATGCCCTTTGGTTTAACAAATGCTCCATCTACATTTCAATGCCTGATGAATTCAGTATTTGCATCTCTTATTCGCAATGTGTATTGGTTTTCATGGATGACATTTTAG